The Hippoglossus stenolepis isolate QCI-W04-F060 chromosome 3, HSTE1.2, whole genome shotgun sequence genomic sequence GATATTGCCAAAATTGTCTGTTTACCAATCAGATTCCCAGAGTTTCTGAGATATCAGTTATTTTCTGGTGTAAGtttgattcattgcacttcCCAAAGTTTTGTACACTCAGTTTTTAGGGCAGTGGATGGTCATGAAAATACTTTCTACTTCATTTTTACTTCTTTAAAAGTGATTTTCTGTAACTGGTTTAAACTGGATTGAATAAGTCAGTTTATCTGATTGGGGAAAAAGGCTCTTCAAATTTTGAAGAAGTggcaaaaatgacaaacaaaacatgatcaTAAAGGATTGTTTGATCCTCATTTGTCTTCAAATAATTAATATCTTCTTTTCACCATGTCTACCTCTTTGAAGAACTTATAACTGTTCTAAATACTATAATTTTTGTAAACCATTGTCAAATTTAACAGTCTCTCATAATTTTCCCACACATTACATAATAAAATGCCTTGAGATTATTACAGCTTGTCTTGCAAAATTCAAAAGTAGTTGCAGCTACTTGGTAAAAAGTGTTGGACATGCAGTGAACTGactgtgtctgctgtgtttcaACAGTCACTGTGCGATGGCAGCTCTCAATGATGTTCGGCAGTACCTGTGTGTTGAAGGAGGGCAGGTGGCGGTGAGTCCTTGATACTGTCCCTGAAGTCTGCTTGACATATTATTAATACAATAATTAAGCATAAGTCAGGGCTAAATTAGAAAtgctttttttcctgctgtttcagGTCTTTGATGCCACAAATAcaacaagagaaagaagaggaaccATTGTGAAGTTCGCTGAGCAGAATGGGTTCAAGGTATTTTCACTAAGCTTTTTATCTGAATCATGAGTCCTCTTGACTTAATGTTCTCCGAGtctaaaatattgttttgtcaatGCAGGTGTTTTTtgtggagtctgtgtgtgaggaccCAGATGTCATTGCACAAAATATAGTGGTAAGTATTGTCTCAATTTATGCAATCCTGTCTCGTTTAAATAGTTGCATACTTAAGTGATACTTTTAAATCAAAGTATTTGCAAGTGAGTTTGTCCTTGTATAGGAAACATTTCAACCAACTTCAACTTTTCTGTTGAGGACTGGAGGAAAATGAAGACCAGTTGTAGAGGTGCTGATAGGTggattatttaacttttaacagaGTAATGCAAGTTGAATTTTAGCTATAATTTCTAATACCtgttttacaccaaaattagcaggtttTTAACATGAGCAAACCGCAAAAAAAGGCGATCGACTCCTTTCCTATTGCCAGTcgaggagtttgcctttctgtttttcctccctgtTCGTCATGTTCAACATCACAAACGCACCAAAGGCTGgggcgctctctcacctcgctgtcttgccaaattagccAAATTAATTAATATTCACCCGGGTTTCACGTTTGCATCACTGCCGATTGAAGCCAAAGCTGATTAAAACCTGCGTCTGCGGCTGATGAGCAGGGTCAGAGGGAAGAGAACAGTGGAGCTCTAGTTCAGATTTGAACAAACTCAGCATGACAAAGTGCTTAAAGCGTCAGGCAGCCGTCACGCCCTTCTCTCTGCTCACATTCTctccctgtgtttcctctcctgtaGCAAGTGAAGTTGGGAAGCCCAGACTACATTCACTGCAACACAGAGGAGGCCGTCGAGGATTTCATGGGGAGAATCAAATGTTACGAGTCGTCCTACCAGCCTCTGGACGAGGTTCtggacaggtgaggacacacaaaaacaacagagtgGATTTAAATCAGCTCCAAAAGATCCTAGTGTGTAACTGACTTTCCTGCTTCAGGGACCTGTCCTACATAAAGATCATGGACGTGGGCCGTCAATACCTGGTGAACCGTGTTGTCGATCACATCCAGAGTCGAATCGTCTACTACCTGATGAACATCCACATTACGCCGCGCTCCATCTACCTGTGTCGTCACGGCGAGAGTGACCTCAACATCAAGGGACGCATTGGAGGAGACTCTGGTTTGTCtaacagaggaaaagaggtgtgtgtttgtcactaTGGGTGTATTTAAAACCTGAGTTTTCATCGGATAGATATGATTAtataatatttgaatataatacAAAGGTCTTGATTTCTAGTTTGCCAGAAGTCTGAGGAAATTCATCCAGGAGCAGAATATCAAAGAACTGAAGGTGTGGACCAGCCAGATGCAGAGGACAATCCAGACGGCAGAGGGCCTTGGAGTGCCATACGAACAGTGGAAGTCTCTCAACGAAATAGATGCTGTACGgtgatttctgtatttgtgaaaTGAATACAGCAGCTCATTTTAAGCATTTATCTTCTTGAGCTAAACACATATTCTGTCTTTCAGGGCGTGTGTGAGGAAATGATGTACGAAGAGATTCAAGAGAATTACCCCCTGGAGTTTGCACTGAGAGACCAAGACAAGTACCGCTACCGCTATCCTAAAGGAGAGGTGAGAGTGGGATTCTTCCACATGTCTCATCCTTATTGTTCTGTAGATGTTCTTGTCCTCATGACTGTGTTCGACGTGTCTGTGATTTTCAGTCGTATGAAGACCTGGTGCAGCGACTGGAGCCGGTGATCATGGAGTTGGAGAGACAAGAGAACATTCTGGTGATTTGTCACCAAGCAGTGATGCGCTGTCTTCTCGCATATTTCCTGGACAAGTCTGCAGGTATGAAGgacaaaaccttttttattttgccaattTAGAATATAAACTGTATTAGTTTGATGGTAAACGGACTTGGAATGGGGAGAATTGTGCTGCTTTCATTCCCACGCCTCACCCTGAACACCTGTTCTTGCTCTATGAAACTTTGGTGAGCCGGTAAGATCTCCTGCAAGAATCAGGTCCAGGAGGTTCAAGAGTGATGCCAAACTGGAGATCACTTCAAAAGACTGAGACATCATTAAAAATCTGCATTTATCTCTGATATTCAGTGaggaaacttaaaatataaagaattctaaacagagtctTGTGTATTTCTTagcatttgttatttattcagttgGGTTTCAGGTCAGTGAGTGGGACTGCGCAGTCAGAGCTTCAGTCAACTCATTGAtaggctttgtttttctctacatgaaaattTCATTCAATAGAATAAACACGTTTGGCTGCAGGAGGCGCTGTTGCTTATTTCGTTTCGAGTTTTAATTtgcaacattttgaaaagtacTTAGTTACATTTGCAGCCTCaagtgaaaatatgttttacactCTGACCTCCACACTTGAAATGAAGATgttgacttcctgtctctgtctccacagaTGAGTTGCCTTATCTAAAGTGCCCTTTGCACTCTGTATTAAAGTTGACCCCCATGGCTTACGGTGAGTTATACCATTTTTTTATAAGCATATATcatgtatttactgtaaattcaCAAATATTCTATAGCAGTAACCTCTTGTAGTTCTATGTactctggttttattttgcGATAATCTTGTTACTACCAAAAGAAAACGTAATAACGATTTATCTCCAGTATATAATTTTGCTGTGAAGATTCATTTATagcacaaaaataaacaacacagcatcatatgaattatttttctATCGTCACATGATATACAGTTGTCAGATAGCGTGCACCTAACTGGATCTAACTCTCGAgcctttttgttgtgtttgctctcaCTCAGGATGTAAAGTGGAGTCTGTCTATTTAAGCGTGGACGCTGTGAACACCCACAGAGACAGACCAGAGGTAGGTCTCCTAGGCAGCACACAAATGTCTGTCAGCAGACAATATAAACAAGTTGAATCCACCTCAGGGGTTTCACCCCAAGTTCAAGACAACATCCTCTGTGATCTACGACTGAATCAGGACGTCATCTCAGAAACCGCTGTGTGTTTAGAAGCAGTGTGAAACGTGATCTCTGGAGAGGCACAATGTGTCTTCCACActttcttcatctccctcctgAAGCACGCAGACCAGTCACTGGGGATCCGTCCCGCTCTTCTCATCGCACAAGAATGTAAATCTTTCACAACCAGGAAGCTGTGCTCCGTCCACAGGAGATCCATGATGGTAACCATGACAACTGTGACATCGCTTAACATTGACACTGCTACCTCCACCATGACCTCTGGTTTCATATTGATCTCTCAGTGGTGTCAGAAATGAATGTTACAATTCtgtttgatattattatttgttttttcatcttgGTGGGACTGACATAACTGgaagcgtgtgcgtgtgcgtgtgtgtgtgtgcgtgtgcgtgtgcgtgtgtgtgtgtgtgtgtgtgtcaacctaCATTTGTGAGGACCTGTTAGACTTTTAGACCTTTGTGGGtacattttgactggtcctcaccTTTCATCATAAGTACTGTTAGCATGGACGATGCATGTTCTGCTGCGACGTCACAGTCAGCCAGACTTTCAGTTTGAGTTTGGAGGTAAAGAATAGAGGTCATCCGATGTCAAGGTTAGAGGATATGAAATGCATTGGTTCTTTACAAGTGTAGAAAGGACGTGTGGTGGAACAATCTGAATTAAAACATAAGAACAAGCacattactttttgtttttaattctgatataaatttatttttcaaatcatGAATTCTTCCCTGATTGTATTTACATAAAGTTGTTTCCATGTATGCTTTATAACCTGACTGACTTTTTACTTGTGTGTAGtagaacaaatacatttaacatccacATTCATTTTGCTGCATAGAAAATGCACTATATCATTTCCATTCTCTTGTTTttaggatttattttctgtttaaaaatgaaggatAATCTGTGATGTCTTGTCCGAATTTTCAGTCACTAGTTCTCCAATAGAATTAGGATTTACCTAATTTATTATGAAATCAGTAATTAATTTTTACGTCGCTGgcgaaaacacatttatattatttgatcaaatggaacgattttctttgtttttgtgtttgtcaagGTTTACTcattgtgaatataaatgtacaaattgaaaaaaaatcactcttCTGTTCATTTTTCTGGTGGAGACATcagtgttcagttgtttttatgtcaaacATGAACTGCACTCATGTCATGACTGTGTCTGGAAAGTGCAAAATCACAGAACACATTTCAGAAGCGATTTGAGTTTGATCTTAATGATTCGCCTCAGTAAAACCTTTAAGGACTAGTTTGCAAAAAGGatcactggaaaaaaacaatttgaaaaactGATAATTTTAGACCATGAAACATGATCATTATTCAGCcgtaaacacaacatttgtaTCTTGTGTCAACAGTAAGGTGTCCATGTGAACCATGAAGTAAGTTGAAATCAACATTAAATGATATCCATTCGATTTGTCCAATTCAGGCCATAAATTACCTTCCgataaactttaaataacattttattcaaacaacTATTTTTAACATCACACAGTAAAAGCATGTACAGAAGGAAACCTTTCATGGTCAGTATTACAGTTTTTAATTACATCAAGCAGAACCTGTTTCATGGTTCATTTGGGCAACTGACTACTATTGAGACATGAATTGCTCCCTACAGTCACATGCTCACATGTGTATTGCTTCTCCTGAAAATGTCTGTTCTGTTTAAGATTTGTCATTTAGATGATTATGAGGTTGATTTTTAATGTTGACAACTCAAAAAGGTTCAAATTGATTGTTACGTattaaaaaaagcaacaaagtaCTTTCACTGCTGACACATTGACTATCAGATGAATGAATTAATATCTCGAGCCATTCTACTCACAATTGCTCTTCATGAAGATAATGATATCAAGGGATTTTTCTGTAAAGAATCTAATTTATAAATGTCAGATAAGTAATGAGACTATAACAGTCCGCTCTTCTGTTATGGCTCTTTCAGAATGTGACTGTGCTCCGCAGCACCGACGACGCTCTGCTAACAGTCCCAGCTCACTTCTGATCTCCTGCACTTCCTGTTACAGCTGAGACCTCGCCCGTCATTGTAACGGTGCTCTCCATCTGTCACTGATCCGGAGAAATGAGCATCTCCCCAGACTTCAactataaagcactttgagtaaATACGATCCATTTTTATACATCTGTTTGTTGTGAACTCTGTTACTGTAGCTCGAAAACGCCAATATTTTTGATATGTAGGTCAGTTGTCATTGTAATATTCCCTTCACTTTCTCCGTCTTTTCTCATGGATTATATTTGACATCTACTGTATATTGTGCTCTTTGTATATTGCCAGGtgctttctgtgtttgtgatgtttttcctTGTATGAAGAACATGTATCATGACCCCAAAAAAAGGCTATGAGAGACTGGAGTTActtcagttaaaaacacttttgATCAATGTCCTTAATCCCTGACTGTTGTGAAACTTTTCAAAAGACACaaatgaatatttacatttttgtaaaagaAGAATATCTTTTTCCTGGTTATCGATTTATAGTTTAAAAAAGAACCAGCTCGTGTGTTGGGTTTGCCTACTTTGATTTCAGATGGTAAGAAACATTCCAAAGgtgctgggggaaaaaaaaatcaccttaAAAAGTGGAACTAGCATTATAAATGCAACACGTTTTCTGTCAAATGTATAGTCTATTTGTTATGTATTAACCTTTTTGTTGCAGTCTTATGCTTATATATAGAAAACATTTCCCCCTCATCAATAAACACTCAATTCTCCATTATGACAAAGGTAGACTGAAGTATTCAGACCTTTTGCTGTGACGTGAAGTTTAGCTTCACGCGTCACAGCAAAAAGACTGAAGTATTCAGACCTTTTGCTGTGACACGTGAAGTTTAGCTTCACCTTAGGCCCTTCTCACACATTTGCTCAGTTGGGCAGCCGGCTCTAAGAAGAGTCCTAGCTGTTCTAACTTCTCCCTTTAAGAATGATGGAGACCTGAGCTCTGCATCTCCTTCAACCTTTACTTGTCAGCTGTGAGcagacgagtgtgtgtgcatgtccaACAATTGAATTTACCACAGGCAGAATCAAATCAAGGTGTagaaacatttcacatgaaaCACTTCCttgtgatatttcagttttgcttCGTCATCATGTGGTATTGAGTCTAGATTGAAGcaagaaaattatttattattcagcaTGAGGctgtgacaaaacaaaatatgtgGTGAAGGAGTAGTGAACTTTCTGAATGCCATACACCTCCTGCTCTGTAATTCAAACAGACTTCAGAAAGAGGAACTTTATTAGGTTTCAGTCTTTAAGAAATGAGGTAAAAGTTATATCAGAAATCTTCAGTCATAAGTGTGACACTTAAAAAGACACTGCATGactgataatatataataattctaTCATTCAATCAAGTACCTGGTTGTATTTGGAGTATAAAATAAGGTACAGTGCAAACTGTACACGCATGTTTGTTTGATGTAAGTTTTGTGtgaaaatttaaatgtattatatttgtcttttttgaaAACTGTACAATTTCTGTAATATTATACATTTGATATTGTATATACCAGAAAAATATTCTCAATGCCTTGTTTGTTGTCAGACGTCACGATCTCAGTGATGTTttgggagagagacagagctgctgttcataaaaccacaacagataaaaaaaagaaataactaaaatacaaagaataatgtttttatttatcttcacCGCCAACATGTCTATTTAGTTAAATGGACCATCAACAGTAGGGTCTACTCTGTGTACTAACACAAGAAACGTGTACTGGTTGATTGCCTTCATGTCgtaacaaaacagcaaaatgaaatgtgcatACGTGTTGTGTAtgtatacaaatttaaatactAATTTCCATATTACCCTGTGCTCATTAATACTGATTCTTGTTTAAGGACCTGACTTTACATATTCCAATGTTCTAAAAGGCAGAAGTTCATGTCGGGTGTAAATATTCATTATGTACAAATGTCAATATTTCTGAGCACAGGGGCGTTTTAAGGTTTACGGGCAAAACCTTATTGGCCAGtacatatttactgtacatctTATATTTCTGaacttctctctgctttttgtCTCGTCTCTGCCCTGTGATGTGAACGCTCCAAAGTGACGGCCAAGATTGCAAGAAGAATGTATTCCTCAGTTTCAGAACTgcaagagcaaaacaaaaacaacgtCTGAGCTACAAAACATCTCACAAACAAGAAATACATTCAGATtttatatgaataataatacacCATAATAAccatttaataataaaacattttagtaATAAGCAGTAAACtgaaaacaatcagaaacaGTATTAAATAGTTTGTCACcataatatgaaatataatgcaaaaacaaacactaatCTACTAATTAAAAATGTAGACGAATAAAACTTACGTTTTTGAGGAACTCTTCAGCGACGATACGAGCTCTAGCGTTGACTGACAGCTTCATTTCACTGATCTCTTTGTCAATTTCCTCCATGAAATGAATGACATAGTCCACCAGTTTATGTTTGTACATTTGCTCTGTGTGGAAGTTGGTGATTAGAAAACTGATGTCGTACCCCTgcatagaaaaagaaaagagatggatGTAAAGACACAAATAATTCAGGATGCCGTCAGGAGTGTGGATAGCTGACCTGAGCCCATCAGGACCCGTCATATCCACACTGCGGCCCTAACCCTCGGGCCGGGCTTGGAGAAAATAATTGACATGATACTTGAGTTTGGGTCGGGTTTGATCATGTTGGCTGGGCTACTCTATCCTACACTAATTGGAGAGCTGTTTATTTGTTAGTGTATCAGGCTACTCCTCCGAAACCCATCCTCCATTTCCCTCCAAACATTCCCTGAACAATAGTCAGAAGATTAGCTTTTCCATATGGTATTTTCCAactgtgtttcattttattagggcccgagcaccgacggtgaGTGTcaaagatggagatataaactacctcgaatTTCGcgttttcgtcacacggtgtgaccgtggcgtcaaagtttgattacacgccatcaaaacacaaggttatTGTATCTCGGATATACATGGACCAATcgactccaaactagacatgtaagacaagacggacggacagacagagggacggacggacggacggacagacagacggacacacggacagacagacggacacacggacggccatttttcacatttttactttgaataacTTGTCCCAGgactttcatcagatcaacttcattgaggtgagtgtcatctcaacaagatggagatgtaAACTCggagaccaaacaggaagcccgccattttgaccattttagacatttctactttgacgaacttgtcctagggctttcatcagatcaacttcaaattgagatgagtgtcatctcaactAGAaggagatataaactaccttggtatatatatgatttcataacacggtgtgaccgtggtgTGGCGTACAActttgatgattcgccaaaaaagagggatttattataactcctgTGCATTGTTctatcagcctcaaacctcattcacacattgacagtcccgccctgatcagatccatgtgtcaatactgactcatcattacagcgccacctgctggctaaagggagtgacatgttttatactttgatacactgctcctggctgctttacaatatacagctcaaatgagctcagtcaagtcataggaccatggtcagaattgtgacatttcctcaaaccgtgtaaacattgaggtgcggcgaaggttcatccttcgccaaaggacacgatgttgtcataactccactgtgcattgtcctatcactaccaaacttctgtctcatgatcagagaccaagcctgaacagctctgtgtgtcaatatttccttactgtcatagcgccacctactgattcgccatgaaacaggaagtactttgtaaatccactccgcattatccaaccggctccgaactactgacctactgacctgacctgaacagctccatatattaatattagttcagggtcatagcaccacctactgatcagtgtgaaaattaaattGTTGTAACATTATCCAATTGAAACAAAATTGCTAatgctacatcagagcccctacttgaacagatctattagtctgtatgtaataatattgatggcgccacctactggcaagAGGAactaagctttgttttacaactaccATTCAATTTACATACAATTTCCACCAtgtgatctgcaattgatagcgtggaccgtaatgagcaattagcaggcaaggatcgacatcgtgtgacggacgcaggaagtgaagcgtttatccttggcgcaaaacgcatgcaacgcagagacgtgtgcttggtcattgatcgctctctccactaaccgcaacaggcttcaaaatgcctgtgctcgggcccgttattttttttggacggacagacggacggacgtctgtctgtccgtattattatttttttatggacggacagacagacggacatttttttttttatttggacggacagatggacggattttatttatttattttcgtccgtctgtctgtatttttttttgttggacagacagacggatgtaataataatacagacagacagacagacagacggatgtctgtctttctgtattattattattttttggacggacagacagacagatggacggaaaaaaataaaatccgtccgtctgtccgtctacaacggacagacggacagattttatttttgtaaaa encodes the following:
- the pfkfb4b gene encoding 6-phosphofructo-2-kinase/fructose-2,6-bisphosphatase 4b isoform X4, with product MRGSCRPRNTRDRAVCMTNCPTLIVTVGLPARGKTYISKKLTRYLNWIGVPTKEFNVGQYRRECLKIYKSFEFFRPDNEEGLKIRRHCAMAALNDVRQYLCVEGGQVAVFDATNTTRERRGTIVKFAEQNGFKVFFVESVCEDPDVIAQNIVQVKLGSPDYIHCNTEEAVEDFMGRIKCYESSYQPLDEVLDRDLSYIKIMDVGRQYLVNRVVDHIQSRIVYYLMNIHITPRSIYLCRHGESDLNIKGRIGGDSGLSNRGKEFARSLRKFIQEQNIKELKVWTSQMQRTIQTAEGLGVPYEQWKSLNEIDAGVCEEMMYEEIQENYPLEFALRDQDKYRYRYPKGESYEDLVQRLEPVIMELERQENILVICHQAVMRCLLAYFLDKSADELPYLKCPLHSVLKLTPMAYGCKVESVYLSVDAVNTHRDRPEVGLLGSTQMSVSRQYKQVESTSGVSPQVQDNILCDLRLNQDVISETAVCLEAV
- the pfkfb4b gene encoding 6-phosphofructo-2-kinase/fructose-2,6-bisphosphatase 4b isoform X1, with the translated sequence MLPPPAAAESVRRVCSPPPQSVCAQVGRGTSSMLDNEDFVLDTSPRELTQNPLRKIWMPCKNGHIAQRRVCMTNCPTLIVTVGLPARGKTYISKKLTRYLNWIGVPTKEFNVGQYRRECLKIYKSFEFFRPDNEEGLKIRRHCAMAALNDVRQYLCVEGGQVAVFDATNTTRERRGTIVKFAEQNGFKVFFVESVCEDPDVIAQNIVQVKLGSPDYIHCNTEEAVEDFMGRIKCYESSYQPLDEVLDRDLSYIKIMDVGRQYLVNRVVDHIQSRIVYYLMNIHITPRSIYLCRHGESDLNIKGRIGGDSGLSNRGKEFARSLRKFIQEQNIKELKVWTSQMQRTIQTAEGLGVPYEQWKSLNEIDAGVCEEMMYEEIQENYPLEFALRDQDKYRYRYPKGESYEDLVQRLEPVIMELERQENILVICHQAVMRCLLAYFLDKSADELPYLKCPLHSVLKLTPMAYGCKVESVYLSVDAVNTHRDRPEVGLLGSTQMSVSRQYKQVESTSGVSPQVQDNILCDLRLNQDVISETAVCLEAV
- the pfkfb4b gene encoding 6-phosphofructo-2-kinase/fructose-2,6-bisphosphatase 4b isoform X5, with the translated sequence MRGSCRPRNTRDRAVCMTNCPTLIVTVGLPARGKTYISKKLTRYLNWIGVPTKEFNVGQYRRECLKIYKSFEFFRPDNEEGLKIRRHCAMAALNDVRQYLCVEGGQVAVFDATNTTRERRGTIVKFAEQNGFKVFFVESVCEDPDVIAQNIVQVKLGSPDYIHCNTEEAVEDFMGRIKCYESSYQPLDEVLDRDLSYIKIMDVGRQYLVNRVVDHIQSRIVYYLMNIHITPRSIYLCRHGESDLNIKGRIGGDSGLSNRGKEFARSLRKFIQEQNIKELKVWTSQMQRTIQTAEGLGVPYEQWKSLNEIDAGVCEEMMYEEIQENYPLEFALRDQDKYRYRYPKGESYEDLVQRLEPVIMELERQENILVICHQAVMRCLLAYFLDKSADELPYLKCPLHSVLKLTPMAYGCKVESVYLSVDAVNTHRDRPENVTVLRSTDDALLTVPAHF
- the pfkfb4b gene encoding 6-phosphofructo-2-kinase/fructose-2,6-bisphosphatase 4b isoform X2; this encodes MLPPPAAAESVRRVCSPPPQSVCAQVGRGTSSMLDNEDFVLDTSPRELTQNPLRKIWMPCKNGHIAQRRVCMTNCPTLIVTVGLPARGKTYISKKLTRYLNWIGVPTKEFNVGQYRRECLKIYKSFEFFRPDNEEGLKIRRHCAMAALNDVRQYLCVEGGQVAVFDATNTTRERRGTIVKFAEQNGFKVFFVESVCEDPDVIAQNIVQVKLGSPDYIHCNTEEAVEDFMGRIKCYESSYQPLDEVLDRDLSYIKIMDVGRQYLVNRVVDHIQSRIVYYLMNIHITPRSIYLCRHGESDLNIKGRIGGDSGLSNRGKEFARSLRKFIQEQNIKELKVWTSQMQRTIQTAEGLGVPYEQWKSLNEIDAGVCEEMMYEEIQENYPLEFALRDQDKYRYRYPKGESYEDLVQRLEPVIMELERQENILVICHQAVMRCLLAYFLDKSADELPYLKCPLHSVLKLTPMAYGCKVESVYLSVDAVNTHRDRPENVTVLRSTDDALLTVPAHF
- the pfkfb4b gene encoding 6-phosphofructo-2-kinase/fructose-2,6-bisphosphatase 4b isoform X3, which gives rise to MLPPPAAAESVRRVCSPPPQSVCAQVGRGTSSMLDNEDFVLDTSPRELTQNPLRKIWMPCKNGHIAQRRVCMTNCPTLIVTVGLPARGKTYISKKLTRYLNWIGVPTKEFNVGQYRRECLKIYKSFEFFRPDNEEGLKIRRHCAMAALNDVRQYLCVEGGQVAVFDATNTTRERRGTIVKFAEQNGFKVFFVESVCEDPDVIAQNIVQVKLGSPDYIHCNTEEAVEDFMGRIKCYESSYQPLDEVLDRDLSYIKIMDVGRQYLVNRVVDHIQSRIVYYLMNIHITPRSIYLCRHGESDLNIKGRIGGDSGLSNRGKEFARSLRKFIQEQNIKELKVWTSQMQRTIQTAEGLGVPYEQWKSLNEIDAGVCEEMMYEEIQENYPLEFALRDQDKYRYRYPKGESYEDLVQRLEPVIMELERQENILVICHQAVMRCLLAYFLDKSADELPYLKCPLHSVLKLTPMAYGCKVESVYLSVDAVNTHRDRPEKQCET